The Malus domestica chromosome 17, GDT2T_hap1 genome contains the following window.
TAGTTCGTGTTTAATTTATTGACTCGttgatttgttttgttgttagGTTGCCGGATTGTCAAAGAAATTTCAATACCTTCTTTTGCTTTGTTGATATAGTATTTGGCTTAGGCTTATTTTCAACGTAATACTTGCTGGATATTTCGAAGTATATGGTATGGTTCTTACCTATTGGGACCAAAACATTAGCATGTATTTTTGTCTTCTAATGAATACAACGGTGTGTTTGCAATAAAGAGCGTCGAATTTGAGCTAAGAAATACAATAAACATGGATAATAATTTGTATCGAACTTGCCTAATACACCTCACATGTTTCTTTTACTTAAACTTTTGATGCTTCAATCCATTTGCCTCCAACCTGAAATCTAATTCACACATTCTCATTGTTTTCTTCAAGTTTAAGAAATGCCAAAGTAATGTATTTTACTTTCTAATAAAGACATTGGTAATTCAATTATTATGAGGGTTTTTCGCTAGTGGATATTAGAGCCGGCAAATCAATCTATTATGTTGTTAATGGGTGATCATTCACTttcaaataatttaattttaccATAATATGATAGTGACATTGATAATGATGATGATTGACCGGTTTAATATGGTAACTCACCACCTcctccttaatgtagataacatcatttattcaaaagtaaaaaaaaaaacataaatttaaaacaagAACTCAATGACATCGCATCATATGAATCAAAAAAGTCGATCATGAACTTAAGTCGATTAAATTACGAGCCACGCAATTTAATTAATGGAAAAGTCTATGCAGATGATTTGTTATTAGTTTTCTCTTCTTCGGATACAATTAAACAACCATCATGCATTCATCGAGATCGCCTTCAAAGTCTTCCTTCTCCTCTAACTATCCTAAACCTATACACCATATTAAATCCAACGAAAAAGGGTTTCCGTTGGCGTGTGGGTGATTTATACGTTTCAAGCCCTCATTAAGTTAtcttaattataaaaataaataaataataatttagaagAGTACAAAACAGTAATCAGGCGGGCGACACCAGCAATACAAGGACAGCGAGGCCATTTCTTCCACTTCTCGTTCTTCTTCCTCGTTTTCCCTCCGATACGACGTCGCTCTAACCATGTCTTACGACTACCTCTTCAAGTACATCATCATCGGCGACACAGGTCCCCCAATTTCTCCAATCCCTAGCTTTCTgattttttcttgattttttgaatttgtttgttttgagaattgaggttttaagacaattgggttttgggtttttggtttggACTGTGCAGGTGTTGGAAAATCTTGCTTGCTGCTGCAATTCACGGATAAGAGGTTCCAGCCGGTGCATGATCTCACCATTGGTGTCGAGTTCGGAGCTCGGATGGTCACCATCGACGGTCGTCCTATCAAGCTCCAGATTTGGGACACCGTGAGTTTCTTTTCCTTCCGGTCttgttttctgtttggttggtgagaaaatTGAGAATTGGGTTTATGATTTTGTACTACTCTTAATTGTTAATTTGCCATTTGtaagttttagttgtatatgcCTGTAACATGAGAACATGTCGaagattttgaattttcgaTGGACCCCGTGTTATTCGTGTTTGTGCAATGGAAAAAGTTCCATCTTTTTACTGCTTTGGACATCAAAAGTAAATTTAGTTGATTCTGGCTTGTTGGGTAGGCATAGAACTGATGTTTTCGGCTTTAGTTTTCTTGTTTGCATTATGTTGGTAATTCTCGGGTGAAGTTGTGTATTCTAAGATGTATTCGAGCAGTTGCGCTTAATGTATTTAATTCCAGACTTGGCGGAAAACCTGAGttcgttctaggattcatacagccaaCCCAATTAATGGGATAAGGCTTGgttattgttgttgtatttgttgCTGTTTCTTACTAGTGCTATGAATATGCTTAACTTCTGAAGCAAGGATCCTTGATTTTGCATTTCAGGCTGGGCAAGAATCTTTCCGATCAATCACTAGGTCTTACTACAGAGGAGCAGCTGGAGCACTTCTGGTCTATGACATAACCAGGTGGGCGGGTGTAAATTGTGTGCGTTTGTAACTTATGTCAGAAATGCATATGAATCACATACCGAACTTACGGTTGTTTCAGCTTGGTACCCAATATTTTGCTTTGCGTCCTTTTTCTATTTAACATTGTGCGTACAATATTTGTAATATATCAGTCTTCCTGTTGCGCAAATTAAGAAGCTATTCTAAACTTTGTGTGGTACATATTTATAAGTTGTTGCAAAGGCAATTGGAAGTGACATTTTTTGAAAAGATAGGAACCCCTGCGGATGCATATGTTTGTTTTCCACAATTCTGTATATATGACTCAACTAAAGACAGGAGTGTTAACAGATGTTTTGCTCCCCAGGAGAGAGACATTTAATCATCTTGCAAGCTGGTTAGAGGATGCCCGGCAGCATGCAAATCCTAATATGACAATCATGCTCATAGGGAACAAGTGTGATCTGTCTCACAGAAGGGCTGtcagcaaagaggaaggagagcAATTTGCAAAGGAGAATGGGCTTTTGTTCTTGGAGGCATCTGCAAGAACGGCACAAAATGTCGAGGAGGTGATGTACCCTCAACCAATTCAAACCAGTATTCTAATTCAGTGTATTGTATTTGTTACTTGTGATTGACATGCACAATTTAGAATGTTTAAGCTGATTAAGTAACATATTTTCAGGCCTTCATAAAGACTGCTGCAAAGATTCTTCAGAATATTCAGGAAGG
Protein-coding sequences here:
- the LOC103416953 gene encoding ras-related protein RABB1b, whose protein sequence is MSYDYLFKYIIIGDTGVGKSCLLLQFTDKRFQPVHDLTIGVEFGARMVTIDGRPIKLQIWDTAGQESFRSITRSYYRGAAGALLVYDITRRETFNHLASWLEDARQHANPNMTIMLIGNKCDLSHRRAVSKEEGEQFAKENGLLFLEASARTAQNVEEAFIKTAAKILQNIQEGVFDVSNESSGIKVGYGRPQGQSGTGGTVAQRGGCCS